GGTGTTGTACTAACAGAATATCTTATTTATCttctatattttatgttttcactctCATTATAATATCTCCACAGTATTTAGCAAAGAAACTTGGATTTGACACGTTGTGGTTTGGTTATTTGCAAACTACAGTCGGGTTGATTCAGCTAATTGGAGGCCCTATGTTTGGGAGGTAGGTCTATAGTATTACATGACATAAATGGCTgaatattatttcatattttttaaatttatttgttattgtttcGGCAGGTTCGGGGATCTCTTCGGGGCCCGTGCAGCTTTGTCTCTGGCTTGTGCAGCAACCACAGTTTCCTTTCTGCTTCTGGCCGTCGCTAACCATCCCGTCCTGCTGTTCGTCCACAAACTACCTACAGTATTTATGCATGTCTTGCCTGGTTAGCATCACAAATTAGCTACAAAAACACTGGTATAAAACAGACCAATTAATTGTTTTAGACTTGTAATTGTCACATTCTGTCTGCAGCATGCCAGATGGTTGTTACAGACCTCTCAGAGCCGGAGAAACGGGCCGAAGCTTTGTCCAAGCTGGGTCTGTGTTTTGGTATCGGGATGATCGCTGGATCCACATTGGGAGGAAACATAAGCACGCGCTACGGGTGAGCATCACCAGCTGCTTTTCCGTTACAAGTGTGCGCAAATCCTTGTCTGTATTccccaaatgtaaaaaaaagaaagaaagaagacaattttgcaattgcagtgtttccattaaataagacatgaaattaaaatcacacgtgaataaatttgttcacatgatgtcatcaaaaacatgcagcatcATCATCCCCTTCTACTtccttcctgtcgtcttcttctttgtcttttctagcagTAGTaacggttgttgatcatgtgacttgtgtgatgtgaaaaaaaaatgtttccaatgcagttttatgaaatgcatcaattttgatatggctgaaaaaccacaGCACAAAACCTCtatcaaaaaacatgaattttttcTAAACTGCTGTGTTTCCTTTAAGCTAAATTATTTTGGTGATTTCGACTTGCTCAATTCTATGgttaatagaaacacagctactCTATGTGTCATaagctgcgttttcattacaaatgtacTCAAAACGTTCGCTGTCGAAACAACAaatttgcaattgtggtgtttcattTACTTAAGAAACAACTAAAATCTCGTGAATACGTTTGTTCaagtgatataaaaaaaaagagctgtcttccaactacttcctgttgtctcctttgtcttttccagcagagGTAACATTTgattgttgatcatgtgactagTGTGATGTGAAGAAATTGTTTCCAATGCAGATTTGTGAACTCCATCCATTTTGATGTGGCCAAAAAACCACTtcatcctagcgcaaaaactttttatagaaaaacaagttttttgaaattggcatgtttccatgtagcaaattttatttttgaaatgtcaccTTGTgtaattatatggtcaatgtgAACACAGCTAGAGTGTTATACATACTGTAGATGCTGGCATCATTTctggaaatgtttctgtgttttcttcaggGAGACGTTTGCAGCCTGTGTTGGTGCTGCAGGAAGTGCCTTCAGTTTGCTGCTGGTTTTAAACTTCATACCAAAGTCTACTAAATCTGAGGCCCCTAGAAGCGCCACTAAATGTAAGAAAGAATACTTTCTGTTCATATCTGAATCTGTAAAATGGTGTTGCATTCAAGTTCACTGCATGAAAACAATTGGCAAAAACAATATGTTCTTAACTAAGCCTatcacaataagcaattaatcaattaatcgcatgataaattaaaatgagtttgatcatttccattctgagGTTTAATAATTTTTGACAGACATAttccattttattattattgattttttcccgttttatttattatttttggtcgttgtgttttctttagttccagtgttaagtttTCTTTGCGAGATTAAGGAACGCATAGTTATCATGTGACGTCACATTTGTAACTCACAGCCATCATggcaggcagttgctatgacaacaacaaacaaaccacAAGCTTAGAACCAGCTCTCGCCTCGTTCCTGACTTATAACCAGTATTGTACATTACAACGATAACTCGTTCACAATCTTTGAGTACTTTACCCACCTCTGTGTAAaactaagataaatatcagtgacCTTTACTGTAGTACTTACTGCCGAACTAGCTAAATCACCTTGGCTAATGTAGCTTCTATCTGCTAGCTAAGACGGGCTTGTAGCCTATATGTATGTTACTACATGTACTTACTCTGCCAGGCATCGGAACCTTGTTATTCACAGTTCGTACGTCCTTTACAGATCCGTTTAAACATTGATTGATTGGGCCGTTCAGACTGCGGTGAAAACCGTTTATACGTTTACATCCGCCTCATACGGTCACAAAATCCGGTGGTCACAGATTATGGCGCAACACCTgtagatagattttttttgattgttcgtttgtttttaatgtagtACTTTATTTCGAACACATAACATTACATGGAAGGTGTTTAACACAATGAGAAATATCAGAATacactaataaaaataatataaaataccCACCGGAACTGGCGGATCTTGCCCACGTGACGTCACGTCACCGTAACCCTGATTACCGAGGCAACGAGAGAATTTAAAAGTTATGAAAGTCGGTGGCGCGTagcaaaagaaatataaaatggaGGTCTTACAAAATCTGAAAGTTAAAGTTCAAGACAAGCGTATAAGAAAGGAAGTCATCCTTTCGCCTTATCAGCACCATGTTTTGTCACACATCCTTCCCGAAGTGGATCGGGAACTCGTTCATCTGCGGAGCAAAAACATAACtctggaaaaggaaaagaaggatCTGCTGAAAAAGGTTGAGCATCTGATTATTGACACAAACACGCAGAAAACCGACCAGGAAAAAGCCGCCAAGGTTCTCCAAAACCGAGAGCTCCTCCGGGGCCAGCTGGCGCAGTGCAAAATTCAGATGGAGGAGATGGCCAGGAAGATATATTTACAAGGAAACGACTTGAAAAAGGAGTACAGGAAAAATGAGGTCCTCAAGCAAGAGCTGGAGTCGTTGAAGAAAGAGTTGCAGTTTGTAAAACAACAAGCGGCCAACCAGAGAGCAGAGCAGCAAACCGTGAGGGACCAACTGGAGCACCTCGTCAAAGACAGAGAAATCCTTTGCGGCAAGTTGCTCGACCTCCAAAATGACTGTTCAGATCTGCGTGGGAAGATCAACTCCCAGCAATCAAACCTGACCCGGAAAAATAACGAAAACTTGGAGGAGAAGCGCCAGACCCAGTTGCTGAGGCTGGAGAACCAAAAGCTGGAGAGGGAGAGGAGCTTCCTTGTTAATGAAGTGGAGGAGACGAAACAGGAAGTCCGGAGGTTTGAGGAACAGTGGACGgagaggaggaagctggagaaaaCTTTGAGTCAACGCTCTTTTGAAAACATGGCAGCAGAAAGAACCTCAATAATCCAACAGAAATCAAAGTGGAAACTCAAACAAATGCCTCCAGAGTATATGCAGCTGGAGCTCATCAAACAGGCTAAAGAGCTGAAAAGGAGTCAAAGGTTGGGAGAAGAGCTGAAGAGAAACCTCCAACATCTGTCTCTGCAGTACCAGCAGAGCCAAGCGGCGCTCAAACTGCACAAAGAAAAGCTGCGGGCCGCCATATCGCAGCGGAACGCCTTCCAAACCGACATGGAGCGCCTGCAGTGCGAAATGACGGTCGTCCAGAAGGACAAGCTCACGGATAAATTCAAGAACTGGGCGATGAAACGGAACAAGGCGATGAAAATGTCATGTGAAGGCAGATTCAGCTCTGCACTGCCGCAAATGCCCTGCAGGTGGCGACCTCCATGGAACCCAAATTATTGATCACTGggaagaaaatgtaacaataaacAAGTTGCTACCAGATAAAcgcttgtttttttatgtctaaaaaATGAGTCAAATATCCAACACTGAAAATCAAAACGactacaaaaatactttattgatcgaaaagggaaataaataaaaaacaaaatacacaaacacattaCAACGGTGTGTTAGAGCAATTGATATGAAAAAGATGAGCACATTTCTGCCCAAAAaggacattttgagattaatcttagacatttcctagaaaaaaaaaaacaaggatatTTGAGTCTGCAAACTTGGAaatttgcttaaatttttttttaaaaaatcagacattttcagaTTACGGTAATCTCAGATTTTTGGGAggtttgaaaaatcaaaaaattgtcagaaaaacattttaaattatatcaaaatttctagaaattttctgagtttgaaaagttgaaaatgtgctTTGAACTGAGAGTTTCATCccatgtttttctagaaaaggtttgatttttcaaactcaaaaagttCCACGTCTTCcagaagatttctgagattaaaaatatctgggacttttctagcaaattttaaacttttgaaacgCATAAATGacctttttggaagaaaattttagatattaaactaaaagtttgagtttttgttgcacattttccagttttaaactcagaaattgtaTTGTTCTTTCTAGATCTGAGGggagtttttaagaaaaagaagctgaaaattatgttttaaaaaaagttttatttgtaatttcacACCATAGATTGTAGCTTTATGCAGAATGAATAATTTCCATCCTCTAGtatatttctaatatataaaaaaggcttaagtgattaaatgcaaaaaaaaaaaaatctgcagaatttgcCATTTTTAACCTGATCAAtagtcagaataatcaattaaaataatcgttagctgcagccctaTTATAAGAGagtttttattgtaaatctgttttattctaatttcttttaagattttGAACAGGGCATTTTTATGTGGTTATTTGATAACAAGGAAACTATTTATTAGGCAAATACTGATGACGTTTTCTTGGACGTTCCTACAGCTGAGAACCAAAACAAGAAGGTGTTCAGTTTGGGAGAGATCACAAGACTGATGAAGTTTCCAGGCGTAACGAGGATTTTTCTTATCAAAATCATCGCAGGTTTGCCATCAGGTAAGAATTATCTGCAATACAATTAATGCACATTTTaccacatataataaaatatatatatttccaactaaatttagcataaaaatagcaaaagatTGAAGTAAATTCCTCATTTTCCACACTACCTATACGTTTAATGCtatatttcaaatatgtaaATGGTTTTTAATCAATTATAGTAGCTTATTTCTCCTCAGGAAAAtccttaaattttattttgtgttcctTAGGCATATTTCAGGTGATGTTCTCCATCATTGCAATGGATTTCTTCAAGCTTGAAGCTCAGCAGAATGGCTACCTGATGGCGTACTTCGGCATCGTTCAAATGGTGAGATTTAAATACTCAGacttgggtagtaactagttacatttacttgagtaactttttgggtTAAATGTACcgttaggagtatttttactgcaCTGAACTTTCtacttttgagtaattttattatgaagtgtcGCTATTCTTACtcaagtaaaatttctggattctctgcccactagctgcgtttccattataaatgtgcaaaactttgtcagttTTCCACTAATGTCGACCATAACcataattttgcaattgcagtgtttccattaaataagaaacacaattacagtCATGTGAATACGTTTGTTCACGCAACAAgccattaaaaaacatgccgctcCTTCAGCccccaaccacttcctgtcttcttcttctttgtttccaccagtagtagcatccagttgttgatcatgtgacttatgtgatgcgaaaaaagtgtttccattgcatttTTGGAAATACTCCAACTTAAATACGGccaaaccccccccccacttTATAACAGTataaaaacttacagaaaaaaaacagttcaaaatTGGTGTGCTTccattaagcacatttattttcataaattagTTTTGTGGAATTTCATtgtcaatgaaaacacagctaaGGTTGCAGTAATTAATGCGAATAAAGATCTTGCTTGGACATTAGTCcattaatcctggaaatgttcttcaggtgatagaagaccGACTTTAAaaccgtctttatgtgtctACATGCAGTATAAATTCCCACTGACACAGATTTGGAGCTTAATAGTTGAAATCGGCGTGTTTCTCCAGGTTGTTCAGGGAGGAGTGATCGGTAGACTCACGTCCAGATTTCCTGAGaaatctcttcttcttctgtccaTTGGAGTTACTGCAGGTGTGGGTCTGGCTCAGGTAAACATAAACTCACACAGGCTGGCAGGATGACGCCAGATGATGCTTCAGGATgcatggaaatgttttttttatgcatttgtgtttcttctttccttccagGCCTACATGCAGACAGTTTTCCAGCTCTGCCTCACCGTCACTCCGTGGATCTTTTCTCTCAGCGTTTTTAACGTCATCACCGACAGCATGCTCACCAAAAGCGTCCCGTCCTCTGACACAGGTGACTTTATCCAGATTCTCCTGTTGTGGTATCCATGGAAACGCCAGACTCTTAGCTAgacactgataaaaaaaaacatttgagttgaGCAGGACAGATGTCAGTGACCTGGAACCTTcatcaaaaatacattatatgGAGCTCTGGTAGtgccaagaaaaacatttagaacatATTTTggtggttttattatttttttaaaatttgtttatttttaggaaaatgtgcctaaatttgttgtaatttttatttcatttacattatatttctaaaaaaatacacTTGAATTCGAGGCAAATATAgcaatttcttgttttattataattagattaaaaaaataatttattataattggataaaaaaaaacaaatctaggtatttaagaaaacttaaatatatgtttttgtattttttataatggggctatatactgtatatatttaaaacataaaaaaaatatgaaatttctttcattgtgttaaaaaaataaatctcagtatttaaaaatataaataatggtattgttttattatgattggacgaaaaaaataaatattttttaaaaagtaaaaaaaatattttaaattataattggatacataattatatatattctattataattgcataaaaatgtattaaaaaatatgGCCAAATATAATTTCTTACTGTATtactggataaaaataaatgttggtgtttaaaacaattattgtttcattataatttgatttaaaaaatgtttaaaaaaatatcaaaaacaactaattttgctcatgtaaaaataagtttattacGATCagtaagtaaaaataaaataaattaagttccCAGTTTTGGTACTAATCTGTGCCAAAGGCAAAACGAAGGttactatttcattaaaatcTCTGAAGATTTGCTTTAATTTACCTCAGGTGCATCAGTCTTTgcacaattaattaaattaatctaTTGTTTCCAAAAGTTTGTATCCTTATGTTTCAAAAAAGCTTGCATGCAATGCTAGATAATTCTGGTGAGGCAAAGCTGCTGTGATGTTTATACACTTCTAATGGATTCTACCAAGTTTTACCAAGAAGGCTGAAGTAAAGTTTGTAATtgctgaaaaaaactaaattaggTTTGGGTGTGTGATTTTAAACAGCCTGTGGGTTTTAATGATGTTTCAGGGATTCTCTGAGTGACTTTCTGAttgttgtgttgtttgtttCCCAGGAACGATGCTGGGTCTGTGCTCCTCCGTTCAGTCGCTGGTCCGGACAATCGGACCGACCATCGGCGGTTTCCTGTACATGAACTACGGCCTCGCCTCCATAGGTCTAATTGAGTTTTTTGTGAATATCGTCGTGTTTGTTTACCTGCTATTTAGACAACTCAGCAAAACTGAGAGGCAGAAAGAATGAAcaggcaattttatttttatattctatatttttatgGAACTAGagaacagaaatgttatttgtcGTTTGCAACATGCTGCTGTAACTTTACATTCCagttagtcgagatttaaattCATTACTGTGTTGTTCAGGTGGaaaccactagatggcagcaaaaTGACTGGATTATTCaaagatgtttctgttgttcagagattttcattttcattctcagcttttttaaaatcatgattttaatttttttttaatttttttgtcatgtttggttttaaacaaacccaaaaagtTGATCATAAAGACTGATAAGTTTGAAGTTCTGTGGATTCCAAAGAGGATTCCAATTTTTTAACCTTTAGACTTGCAAAaaagtcttgtattttaaaaataattatattttaatgcagTATTGTATTGCACAATTATAACTTCAAACTACAAGAAGTGATGCTTATAGCATTTCTTGGCTGCTGTAAATGTaagtttaaaaaacactttttaagcACTGAAGCAGTATGGTTATTTTTGGATTTATGCATTATAAAGATCAAGGatagttttgattattttaaacgTTTCTGACTGCTGTAAACTGTCTAAGCATGGTAAATTTACTTCTGAGAAATATAATCGCTTCAACTTTCTATTGGCAAACGAGCAGGGCTGAAACAATGAATCGGATTAATCGGGATAAATCGATTATTGAagtaatcgtcaactaatttagtgatcaattaattgttaactggagtatacaaactcaaaaaaggcaatttattgaaaaaaaaacttattcaGTGCAGTAATAAACCCAATACTGTACcgaaaatacatacattttgaatttaaaggaAATCTGTTATTGGATTTTAGgcacaaaaagaagaagtatttttttcatcttttaatgcatttctatcTTTGGATGAAAAGGTATAAgtggttgaatgaaaaatatgtagaatgtgcttttttttttttatcccattaattaatcgtcagaataattgattactaaaataatcgctAGTTGCAGTTGTTTGTTGACCTGTTAGGtattttttcctaaaacaaGTGTCTCTGACAATTGAACAGTTTGTATCTTTAGTTCAATCAAGTCCATATTCGGCTAGTTAATTATTGTCAATTGTAGATTTTCTTTGAATGggaataatgaaaacatgatgcAGAAAAGCAGAGCTAACAATTCCACCCCCATTAAAATTCctaatttgaaaaaacaataagCATTTAATCACTCTCTCTATTGTTTCTATTCATGTCtttgcattttcagctgcatCCGGCTGCCAAGTCGCAGCCTGTTGAAGTGATGTCATAAAATCTGAAGCAGGTGTTTTCTTTGTCCACCACAAAgcactttgtttttcaaatattacATCCAACAACCCCAGATAAAACGATCATATTGAAACAGTAGGAGGTTAAACTCATTATCTTACAGGCTTTTCTCTAAGCAGATGCAACTGGTGATTTCTGTGCCAATTTGTTTGACCAAAGACAGCAGGCAGGGCAGCAGTTTTTGGCAGTCGGATAATATGCTAGAGTTGCAGATTTAGTTTATTATATTGTATAACATTCAGATAAACACAATACAATCctaattataaaaaacaaaaaaatatattattggtTTAATCAGTTTTCTGATCAAAGGAAACACAGTTACTGTCTGACACACTTAAATGAGCTGTGATCTGATTTGAAGGGTGTCATtatctgcgtttccattacaaaggTGCGTGAAACTTTGacgatattccgctaatgtcaaGTAAACAACTTCATAATTGCTTTGTTTCCAATAAATAGAAAACGAGATTAAAATCACAAGAGAATAAGACTTTTCACGTAATTACTCGTTAAAAAACATGCCATGACTCCAACCAcatcctgttgtcttctttgtcattaccgccggatgttactaccactaccgccagtagtaacatccggttgttgctCATGTGACCCATGTGATGCgagaagtgtttccattgcagttctgCGAAATACACCAATTTCAACATGGCTCAAAAACttaattgaaaaatgtaaatttcttcAATATTCCATTAAGCAgacttatttttgtcatttcagtttGTGTAATTTTGTGGTGTCTGACAGACTCGGATGTGCTGCGGGCGGATTTGAAGGGTGTCGCTGTCCCTGTAACTCCAGCAGTGGAGTGGGGGGGTGGCCCTGACTGCGGTGGGGTGCCCTGTTACACTTGGCCCTTTGAGTCAGCGGGAACAGGAACAATGGCGCTGTTAACACTCCTGACGGGGACCTTTGGGTCCTCTGAAAGTTTAATGTGACTCAGCGAGCGACCTGCGCTCGCTAAGGTCAGAGATGAGCGCTGTCCGTGTCGCTCTGTGGCTGCCTTGTGTCTGCTCACTGGAAACTAAACGCCAGTGAGGGGGTCCTCCAGTGCCGGGCCTGTTTTGTCCCCTGCGGCATGGATAATGAGGCATCTGTCGCCACCTGCCTCATAGCGAGATGAGGCTCACTGTCTCTCTTTAAAAGAGCACAGGTTATCTATCTGATTTGACCACGGCAGGCCAGGCATATGATCTGAAGCAGAGGAGCCTTGAGCCTAAATGTTTTATACCGTGGCTTTCTTATGGCTGTTTGCAGAGCTCCACACGGCGCAGGAACACTTCGCTCAGTGTCTCCTTAAGTGCATCCAGGAAATTAACAAACAGATCAATCAAATATGAGGAACTCAACTACAACACAGTGTTTCAGCCAATGAAAATGAAAGCTTCTGaaacaattgattattgaaataattgtcaactaatttagtaattgaataATTGGTAAATGGTGTATATAgacaaaaaaagtacatttgctAAAGACTCAACACAAATTTagccaaaactgtgcaaaaaaaaaaaaatttatacaaTTCGCATACGActgaaaaaccttctttgtttGCAAGTTTGTTATTCCAAGAAATGCTTAAGAAACCCTGGCTCATattctgtggaaaaaattaaaaacagaaaataaatcaccTTTTCCTATCCAAttaattaatcagttaatccaagaAATGCTGAATCTatcagccctacactgtacTGTACGATGGTGTATTAGGGCCAcgataagaaaataaagtcataaaattacgagaataaagtcaaaacaataCAAGAATAAACCTGTAATGACACGAgcataaatttatattttcagaataaaataataagaccagaataaagtaatattatgactttattctttaatttcttttgtcaactttattcttgtgcaACTTTATCCTcataactatttttattttcttaccgtgaaagaaagaaagaacagagaGTTTTTCACATGatgataaaagtatttttttagccGCAGATGTATTCTTTACTACAAATAAGACAATCACTAAAGGAATGCAATGTTGtagcattttaggcaataaaatgtttactttgct
This genomic stretch from Xiphophorus hellerii strain 12219 chromosome 4, Xiphophorus_hellerii-4.1, whole genome shotgun sequence harbors:
- the slc67a1 gene encoding solute carrier family 22 member 18; translated protein: MKRGGETTAEPSGTPGFSTTNTAEQSKKMRVIYVVYIIVSLDVTWMFLQFSVTPYLAKKLGFDTLWFGYLQTTVGLIQLIGGPMFGRFGDLFGARAALSLACAATTVSFLLLAVANHPVLLFVHKLPTVFMHVLPACQMVVTDLSEPEKRAEALSKLGLCFGIGMIAGSTLGGNISTRYGETFAACVGAAGSAFSLLLVLNFIPKSTKSEAPRSATKSENQNKKVFSLGEITRLMKFPGVTRIFLIKIIAGLPSGIFQVMFSIIAMDFFKLEAQQNGYLMAYFGIVQMVVQGGVIGRLTSRFPEKSLLLLSIGVTAGVGLAQAYMQTVFQLCLTVTPWIFSLSVFNVITDSMLTKSVPSSDTGTMLGLCSSVQSLVRTIGPTIGGFLYMNYGLASIGLIEFFVNIVVFVYLLFRQLSKTERQKE